Sequence from the Candidatus Accumulibacter similis genome:
ACCCAATGCGCCAATGGCGAAGAGGACAAAAACGAGAAACTCGCGGCCATTGATGTCGCTGAGTTCAGCGACATGATGATTCGCGACGTTGCCAAAAACCACTCGCTTGTACATCCAGAGGGTATACGCAGCACCGACGATCATGGTCGAGGCCGCTGCGAAAGCCACCCAGAAGTTGTGTTCGACCGCAGCCAGGATGACCATGAATTCGCCGACGAAACCGGAGGTCGCCGGCAGGCCCGCGTTGGCCATGGCGAAAAGCATGAAGAAGGCGGCAAACTTGGGCATCGTATTGACCACACCACCATAATCCGCGATCAGCCGCGAGTGTGCGCGGTCATACATGACGCCAATCGAGAAAAACATCGCGCCCGAGACGAAACCGTGCGAAATCATCTGGACCAGAGCCCCCTCGACACCCAGCGGGCTGAAGATGAAGAAGCCCAGCGTCACGAAACCCATGTGCGCGATCGACGAGTAGGCCACCAGTTTCTTCATGTCCTCCTGAACGAGGGCGACGAAGCCGATATAGATGATCGCGATCAGCGACAGCGCGACGAGCAGTCCGGCGAGTTCATGCGAGGCATCGGGAGCGATCGGCAGCGAAAAGCGCAGGAATCCGTAGGCACCAAGCTTCAGCGCGATCGCTGCCAGAACGATCGACCCTCCGGTCGGCGCTTCGACGTGCGCGTCCGGCAACCAAGTATGGACCGGCCACATCGGAACCTTGACGGCGAAGGCAACCAGGAAGGCAAGGAACAGCCAAGTCTGTGCGGTCAAGCCGATCGGCATCCGGTGCCAATCGAGAATCGAGAAACTGCCGCCCGAGGAGATGAACAGGTACAGCAGTGCAATCAGGAAGAGCAAGGATCCAAACAGGGTGAAGAGAAAGAACTTGAATGCCGCGTAGACGCGATTCGGGCCGCCCCAGATGCCAATGATCAGATACAACGGAATCAGCGATGCCTCGAAAAAGACGTAGAAAAGGACGCCGTCAAGGGCTGAGAAGATGCCGTTCAGCAAACCCGACATGATCAGGAAGCCCGCGTTGTACTGCGCCACCTTGCTGTCAATCACCTGCCAGCCGGCCAGTATCACGGTTACGGTGATGAAACTGTTGAGGATGACGAAGAGCATCGAGATCCCGTCGACACCGAGATGGTAGTTGACATTGAAACGTGGAATCCAGGGCTTCAACTCGACGAACTGCATCGCCGGCGTCTGCAGATCAAAGCCAGTGTAGAGCGGAATCGTCACCAACAGCCCGGCAACGGCACCAAGCAGCGAGAGTGCTCGTGCCAGCGGAGCGTTGCGATCAGAGCCCGTCGCCAGAACAACCAGACCGGCGAGGATCGGAACCCAGATGGCAAGAGAGAGAAGCGGCGTGCCTGACATATCGTTCCCAGTCTTTCTCTAGCTCAGGCGCGCGTGACCCACAGGGTCATCAAGACGAACACGCCGATAATCATCGTAAATGCGTAGTGGTAAATGTGACCGCTCTGGAACAGGCGAACGATGGTTGCAAACCAGCCGACGAAGTGTGCGGAACCATTGACGATGATGCCGTCGATCAGACCCGCATCGCCACCTTTCCACAAGCCGCGACCGAGCAGCCGCGCCCCACCGGCAAAGAACGTCTCGTTGAACCGGTCAAAGTAGTACTTGTTGTCAAGCAGGGTGTATAGCCAGCCAGCCCGCTCCTTGATGGCTGCGGGAATGTCCGGACGCTTGAGGTAGAAGAACCACGACAGTCCGACACCCAGAGCAGCCAGCCAGAAGACGGCGGTCGTGAAGGCGTGGGTGGCCATGGCGAAGGCATCATGGAAGTGATGCCCGAGTTCCTTCATCACCGGATGCGCAGTCGCATCGACGAAAATCGAGGCCTTGAAGTAGTCGCCGAACAACATCGGCTCGATCGCGACGTAACCAATGATCACCGACGGAACCGCCAGCAGAATCAGGGGCAGGGTGACCACCCACGGCGTCTCGTGGGGTTTCTCGCCCGCGGCAAGGCCATGATGGTGCGCATCGTGTGCATCGTCGGCGTGGTGTCCGTGGTCGTCGCCGTGCCCGCCGCCAGAACCAGCGTGTGTTCCTTCCTTCGCCAGCGAAGAATGGGCGGCGTGGCCATGCGGGTCTGCCGCCTTGCCGAAGCGCTCTTCACCGTGGAACACCAGGAAGTACATCCGGAACGAGTAGAAGGCGGTGACGAACACCCCTGCCATCACCGCGAAATACGCGAAGCCAGCACCAGGAATGTGGGACATGGCAACCGCTTCGATGATCGAATCCTTCGAGTAGAAACCGGCAAAGAAGGGCGTGCCGATCAGTGCCAGCGAACCGATCAACGATGTGATCCATGTGATGGGCATATAGCGGCGCAGCCCCCCCATGTTGCGAATGTCCTGGTCGTGATGCATGCCGATGATCACCGAACCAGCAGCAAGGAACAGCAGGGCCTTGAAGAAGGCATGCGTCATCAGGTGGAAGATCGCCACCGAATACGCCGATGCACCCAGGGCAACGGTCATGTAGCCAAGCTGTGACAGCGTCGAATAGGCGACAACCCGCTTGATATCGTTCTGGATGATCCCGAGGAAGCCCATGAACAGAGCGGTGACCGCTCCGATGACGATGACGAAGGAAAGCGCCGTGTCGGAAAGCTCGAACAACGGCGACATCCGCGCCACCATGAAAATGCCGGCCGTGACCATGGTCGCCGCGTGGATCAGGGCAGAGATCGGCGTCGGACCTTCCATTGAATCGGGCAGCCAAACGTGCAGGGGAACCTGCGCCGACTTGCCCATGGCGCCGACAAACAGCAGGATGCAGGTCGCCGTCATCAGGGCGACCCCTTCGCCTTGGCCGAAAAGCTTCAGCGTCGTGCCGGCGAGTTCAGGTGCCTTGGCAAAAACGGCCGCATAGTCGAGCGTCCCGAAATGGGCAAGCACCAGGCCGATGCCGAGGATGAAACCGAAGTCCCCGACGCGATTGACCAGAAAGGCCTTGAGGTTGGCAAAGATCGCCGTCGGCCGTGTGTACCAGAAGCCAATCAGCAGGTAGGACACCAGACCGACTGCCTCCCAGCCGAAGAAAAGCTGCATGAAGTTGTTGCTCATCACGAGCATCAACATCGAGAAGGTAAACAGTGAGATATAACTGAAGAACCGGTTGTAGCCGGGATCGTCCTGCATGTAACCGATGGTGTAGATGTGCACCATCAGCGACACGAACGTGACCACCATCATCATCGTCACGGTCAGCTGGTCGATCAGGAAACCGACTTCAAAGCGATAGTTGCCGGAGGTCAGCCACTGGTACACCGGGCCGTTGTAGGTGTTCCCGGCCATCACATCCTGGAAGATCAAAAAAGAAGCAAGGCAGCTGATTGCCACGCCGGCGATGGTAACCGTGTGAGCCACCCAGCGCGGGATGACGCGACAGAACAGACCGGCGATGATCGCACCGACCAGCGGCGCGAGGGGAACCAGCAGGTAAAGCTTTTGCATTTCCATGTTCAACCCTTCAGGCTGTCCAGATCATCCACGTGGATGGTCTTCAGGTTGCGGAACAGCACCACGAGAATCGCCAGCCCGATCGCCGCCTCGGCAGCGGCCACCGTGAGGATGAAAAAGACGAATACCTGTCCGGCCAGATCCTGGAGGTAATGGGAAAAGGCGATGAAGTTCATGTTTACCGCCAGCAGCATCAACTCGATCGACATCATGATGATGATCAGATTCTTGCGGTTGAGGAAGATGCCGACGACGCTGATCGCGAACAGGATCGCGCCCAGGATCAAAAAGTGGGACAGTGTAAGCAAGGTACCTCCCTGATTCCTTCTGCATGAGGTGGGGCCGCTCGCCGCCACCTGATCTCGTTCTGTAGTGCTCTTCTTATCTACCCGGCACTGCCCGCAGCGCGACGGCTCAGCTCAATCCTTTTTCTCTGCTGGCATTTGCAGTACCCGATAACGGTCCCTGGCCTTCACGAAGACCTGTTGCGAAGGACTGACTGCCTTGCTCTGCCGCCTCTCGCGCTGGGTCAGCGCAACCGCGGCAACGATCCCGACGAGCAGGATCACCGACGCCAGTTCGAAGGGATAGACGTAGTCCGTGAACAGCAGACGCCCCACTGCCTGTACGTTGCTATGATCTGCGCTCGTCTGTGGCACCTCGGCCTCGAGCAATCCGAGATAGCTTCCGCCGAGGACCAACCCCATCTCGGCCACCATCAGCAAGGCGATGATCGAACCGAGTGGGAGATAGCTCCAGAAGCCCTCACGCAGGCGGTCGAGATTGATGTCCAGCATCATGACGACGAAAAGGAACAGGACCATCACCGCACCGACGTAAATCAGCACCAGCGCAATGGCGAGAAACTCCGCCTGCAGCAACATCCAGATGCCGCTCGCCGTGAAAAAGGCAAGAACGAGAAACAGCGCCGCATGTACCGGGTTGCGCGAGGTGATCACGCGCAGTCCGGCGATGACGAGAATCGCCGAAAGAAAGTAGAAAACGAAGGTCCGGAATTCCATCGCGTCGCCCTGTCAACGATATTTCGAGTCGAGTTCGCGGTCGGCAGCGATCTGCGCTTCGTAGCGGTCACCGTTCGCCAGCAGCATTGGTTTGGTGTAGTAGAGATCGCCACGTGTCTCCCCGTGGTACTCGTAGATGCGCGTCTCGACGATCGCGTCGACCGGACAGGCCTCCTCGCAGAAGCCGCAGAAGATGCACTTGGTGAGATCAATGTCGTAACGCGTTGTCCGGCGCGAGCCATCCGCACGCTGATCCGATTCGATGGTGATCGCCAACGCCGGACAAACCGCTTCGCACAGCTTGCAGGCGATGCAGCGCTCCTCGCCATTGGGATACCGCCGCAGCGCGTGCAGACCCCGGAAGCGGAAACTCTGCGGCGTCTTCTCCTCCGGGTACTGGACGGTGATCTTGCGGGCGAACATGTAGCGGCCGGTCACCGACAGCCCCTTGATTAGTTCCTTGAGCAGGAGGCTGTTGAAAACGTCCTTCATCGAACCCATGGCGAGCCTCTCACTTCCAGATATTCAGGGGCGACATCATCCAGCAGCCGACAACGACCAGCCAGATCAGGCAGAGCGGAATGAAAACCTTCCAGCCGAGACGCATGACCTGGTCGTAGCGATAGCGTGGAAAGGTGGCGCGAATCCAGAGGAATATGAAAAGGATGGCGGAAATCTTCAGGAACAGCCAGAGAATGCCATCGGGCAGGAAACCCACCGGGGACAACCACCCCCCCAGAAAGAGAATCGATGTCAGGGTCGACACCAGGATCATGTTCGCGTATTCGGCAAGGAAGAAGACGGCAAAGGCCATTCCCGAATACTCGACGTGGAAGCCGACGATCTCGGACTCACCTTCCGCCAGATCGAAGGGGGCGCGATTGGTCTCGGCGACGATCGAGACCAGGTAAACGACGAACATCGGCAGCAGCGGCAACCAGTTCCAAGACAGGAAGGCAAGACCCTTTTCGGCGAAATATCCCTGCCCCTGCCCGCGAACGATGTCGCCGAGGTTGAGACTGTTCGACACCATCAGCACCACGACCAGAGCCAGACCCATCGCCACTTCATAGGAGATCATCTGCGCCGCCGAGCGCATGCCGCCGAGAAAGGCGTACTTCGAATTCGAGGCCCAGCCCGAGAGGATGATTCCGTAGACGCCGATCGACGTGATCGACATGATGTAGAGCAGACTCGCGTTGACGTTTGCCAGCACCAAGGTCTCGCTGAAGGGGATCACCGCCCACGCGGCCAGCGCCGGTGCGAAGGCGAACATAGGCGCGAGCAGGAAGACCGATTTGTCGCAACCGGTCGGAATTACCACTTCCTTCAGCAGCAGCTTGAGGCCGTCGGCAATCGGCTGGATCAGGCCCCACGGACCAACCCGGTTCGGACCGATGCGGACCTGCATCCAGCCAATGATCTTGCGTTCCCAGAAAGTCAGGTAGGCAACGGCGAGCAGCAACGGCGCAATGATCAGAACAATCTTGAGCAACGTCCATACGAGCGGAAAGACCGACCCGAAAAGACCTTGCAGAAACCCTTGCAGCGCATCGACCATCATGCACGCTCCACGTTGATCGCACCGAACATGTCGCCAAGAGAAGCCGTCGAAACATGCGCAGCAGCCACCCGGACACAGGCCGGCGGCGTCGTCTCGTCGACCCTCGCAGCGAGGACGGCCTCACCGGCGCCCTGCCTGACCCGCACCAGAACGCCGTCAGTCAACCCAAGCGCGCTCA
This genomic interval carries:
- a CDS encoding NADH-quinone oxidoreductase subunit M; amino-acid sequence: MSGTPLLSLAIWVPILAGLVVLATGSDRNAPLARALSLLGAVAGLLVTIPLYTGFDLQTPAMQFVELKPWIPRFNVNYHLGVDGISMLFVILNSFITVTVILAGWQVIDSKVAQYNAGFLIMSGLLNGIFSALDGVLFYVFFEASLIPLYLIIGIWGGPNRVYAAFKFFLFTLFGSLLFLIALLYLFISSGGSFSILDWHRMPIGLTAQTWLFLAFLVAFAVKVPMWPVHTWLPDAHVEAPTGGSIVLAAIALKLGAYGFLRFSLPIAPDASHELAGLLVALSLIAIIYIGFVALVQEDMKKLVAYSSIAHMGFVTLGFFIFSPLGVEGALVQMISHGFVSGAMFFSIGVMYDRAHSRLIADYGGVVNTMPKFAAFFMLFAMANAGLPATSGFVGEFMVILAAVEHNFWVAFAAASTMIVGAAYTLWMYKRVVFGNVANHHVAELSDINGREFLVFVLFAIGALGMGLYPQPFTEVMHSSVDELLRHVALSKIQ
- the nuoL gene encoding NADH-quinone oxidoreductase subunit L, whose protein sequence is MEMQKLYLLVPLAPLVGAIIAGLFCRVIPRWVAHTVTIAGVAISCLASFLIFQDVMAGNTYNGPVYQWLTSGNYRFEVGFLIDQLTVTMMMVVTFVSLMVHIYTIGYMQDDPGYNRFFSYISLFTFSMLMLVMSNNFMQLFFGWEAVGLVSYLLIGFWYTRPTAIFANLKAFLVNRVGDFGFILGIGLVLAHFGTLDYAAVFAKAPELAGTTLKLFGQGEGVALMTATCILLFVGAMGKSAQVPLHVWLPDSMEGPTPISALIHAATMVTAGIFMVARMSPLFELSDTALSFVIVIGAVTALFMGFLGIIQNDIKRVVAYSTLSQLGYMTVALGASAYSVAIFHLMTHAFFKALLFLAAGSVIIGMHHDQDIRNMGGLRRYMPITWITSLIGSLALIGTPFFAGFYSKDSIIEAVAMSHIPGAGFAYFAVMAGVFVTAFYSFRMYFLVFHGEERFGKAADPHGHAAHSSLAKEGTHAGSGGGHGDDHGHHADDAHDAHHHGLAAGEKPHETPWVVTLPLILLAVPSVIIGYVAIEPMLFGDYFKASIFVDATAHPVMKELGHHFHDAFAMATHAFTTAVFWLAALGVGLSWFFYLKRPDIPAAIKERAGWLYTLLDNKYYFDRFNETFFAGGARLLGRGLWKGGDAGLIDGIIVNGSAHFVGWFATIVRLFQSGHIYHYAFTMIIGVFVLMTLWVTRA
- the nuoK gene encoding NADH-quinone oxidoreductase subunit NuoK, coding for MLTLSHFLILGAILFAISVVGIFLNRKNLIIIMMSIELMLLAVNMNFIAFSHYLQDLAGQVFVFFILTVAAAEAAIGLAILVVLFRNLKTIHVDDLDSLKG
- a CDS encoding NADH-quinone oxidoreductase subunit J translates to MEFRTFVFYFLSAILVIAGLRVITSRNPVHAALFLVLAFFTASGIWMLLQAEFLAIALVLIYVGAVMVLFLFVVMMLDINLDRLREGFWSYLPLGSIIALLMVAEMGLVLGGSYLGLLEAEVPQTSADHSNVQAVGRLLFTDYVYPFELASVILLVGIVAAVALTQRERRQSKAVSPSQQVFVKARDRYRVLQMPAEKKD
- the nuoI gene encoding NADH-quinone oxidoreductase subunit NuoI, whose translation is MGSMKDVFNSLLLKELIKGLSVTGRYMFARKITVQYPEEKTPQSFRFRGLHALRRYPNGEERCIACKLCEAVCPALAITIESDQRADGSRRTTRYDIDLTKCIFCGFCEEACPVDAIVETRIYEYHGETRGDLYYTKPMLLANGDRYEAQIAADRELDSKYR
- the nuoH gene encoding NADH-quinone oxidoreductase subunit NuoH; this encodes MMVDALQGFLQGLFGSVFPLVWTLLKIVLIIAPLLLAVAYLTFWERKIIGWMQVRIGPNRVGPWGLIQPIADGLKLLLKEVVIPTGCDKSVFLLAPMFAFAPALAAWAVIPFSETLVLANVNASLLYIMSITSIGVYGIILSGWASNSKYAFLGGMRSAAQMISYEVAMGLALVVVLMVSNSLNLGDIVRGQGQGYFAEKGLAFLSWNWLPLLPMFVVYLVSIVAETNRAPFDLAEGESEIVGFHVEYSGMAFAVFFLAEYANMILVSTLTSILFLGGWLSPVGFLPDGILWLFLKISAILFIFLWIRATFPRYRYDQVMRLGWKVFIPLCLIWLVVVGCWMMSPLNIWK